The DNA segment tatgtttgagtatgaagctgtggcttggagtattgcttctccatactttgtcatgtattccctgtgaatctggtAATTAGTAATTGAAGTCGCTTGTATTATTTACCATGAAGTAGTGTGCACCAGATTGACCATTAGATGCCACTGTTCCTGCTATACCGCTACACTTATACATTTTGGCAGTCTCGTATGTTTTTTTCAATAGATCACAACATTTCCTTTGCAaatttgggtagaaaaccaatagaTTTGGCTCATTACTCAAATAAATTGTATGGTAATCCTCACAATTCAAGCCAGTActccatgaaagcaattcagtCTGTCCGTCTCTTAGCAACCTAATGCCCAACCCAACAAGTGGCCACTCTGAGAGGGCTGTCCCTATGGTGCAATCTGCATATGAAGACTTTTCTTACAAGCCCAAAACTGTGATGGAGAAATTGGCTAGGGACTAAAATGTTGTGACAACCCTAATAAAATAATTAATTGCATGGCAGTCATGTTTTTCTATAGTCATTAGGAAACACCCAACCCAATACCACTACAATTGCTGTACAGTGCCTGTTTGGGACTTTGGGACTTTTACCATTAGAGACCATAATATTGAAACCATTAGAACGGCTGGAGCCTAATGGTTTGCTTGTTCACCAGGAATGGTCTAATTAATCCAGACCTTTTTTAAAGGGAATAAACCACACACAAGCAGtctgtttcctggacacagattaagcgtAAAAGAAGAacaaactgaattgctttcatggaggactggcttgaaTTGTGAGGATGACTACACAATTTATTTGAATCATAAGCCAAATCTATTGtttttctacccaaagttgcaaaggaaatgtgatctatttaataaacacaagagacCAGCAAAATGGATAAAAGAGTGTGGCAGTATAGCAGGAACAGCGGCATCTAGTGAGCAAAACCTGGTACTGCAAGCGACTTCAATTACGTAATTTTCTGAACAGGGAAAAAACTAACATCACAagattcacagggaatacattacatagtatgGAAAAGCAATCCTCCAAGCCACAACttcatactacttgtcaaacatagagaattgatactgtatactggttgttggggttggattggtatgggggggggggtctgttggtggctttgtgtattttttttattccttGTGTCTTACTCAATGGTAGGAAGAACTTAGGTCCAAATCAGATTTTGGGTACTGTATTAATtgaatattatctgaatcctatCAATTAAAATGGCcgatttgggtgcaatcaattaggtTAATTTCTCTGAGATAAAATacaataatgtttcaggaatgccaATCTTgatgtttctaactacagaaacaatttcagaacaatctgagatggtgggtgtcatggcttgctgaaattacATGGAACGACTCATTGTGAACCTGTGGCTTGTGACGGTACAGTCAGATCACTCATCTAAAGACCTATTTAGTCATAAGTGGTGACCATGGAAACAGGGCGGGGAACGAGGAGCTAATTGGGCCCTTTAACAGGTTATTATAGTGGAGTTAGACATTTCTATTCCTATATACAATTACCATTAACCTGGCACTTCCCATGTGCACTTTTACTTCCTTATAGAGTTCCTATTGTAGCCTATAATGCATTTGGATCACTATTTGACACACTCTATATGCCTCCCTCTGAGTAAGCTCTTCTTTGAGGGGCCATTATGGGCCACAAATGCCTGGTGATAGTAACAAAGGCAGGGATGACTCATACCAGCATTTGTTGTCCATCGAAGTCCTTAAAGAAGAGCCTAAACCGAGACATGCCAGATGCAGTCCAACCAACCTCGGTCCCCATCTCATCACTTTGCTGCCAGAACTGTTAGGGGGAACAAATATGAATTTGAATTGTTGGTTGATGGAAGCTCTGTACCATTCTGTGAAGGCATGATTACTTCTAAACCCACTACCTAGCCTAGGCCCTGTAATGTATAGTGTGTCGTTACGGATTCCAATTGTCTCCTCCTATAACGACCTGATCGCCATGCACGCAAATAGCCCCTGCTTCATTATGACAATTGAGAGGTTCATATTTCAACCTAATAGTCCCTCTATAACTTTAACCATATATCACAACCTCATTTCATTGCAAGTGCAGTTAATACGCGCTTCCCCGCCAAGTGGAACATTTTCTAATgatgcagctctctctctctcgcaccaaAACAAGGCAGGCGAGCCCGGTGCTTCTGCATCAGTCACTAATGTATCCATCCATAATGTGTTTATACACTCCCTAAAGGAGACAGCAATGGGTACAAAGAGCTAGGAGAGTGAAGCAAAGTCCGGGGCTGGAGTAAGGATCTtaaggggttggggggggggggttatacccaGGCAGCCGCACAAATGGCCATAATGATAATAATTTACAAAAACACTACTGGCCATGCTAGCTATTAATGATAGCATCAGATCACAACCGGGGTAATGGGTCTATAGACGTCATTAGCAACATATCAGGAAGAAACATCTGAAATGGATACCATGAGTGTGACAGAGGGGAGAAGGAGCTGTCTGAAATATAAGCCCATTAACAATGAATGCTGCTTGACTTTCTGGGTTGTTGATAAGGGTAATAGTTATACTTCTAGGGgatatttatataaatatgtcAGGATGTAAACATTATCCTAATTGTAAAGACTTCCATTTTCTCCTAATTAGACTTCATTAGTGTTACGCAGTAATCAAAGACTATTCAGCAAATTCACATCTTATGATTATAGTCTAGATTTGTAATGTTTAATTTGAAAATGTAAGCATGAGGCTGTATCCCTTGCATTCCCTTTGGATGGTCTTCCACTTTCAACATCAGCAGCTCAGAAAAGGCCTACTtgggctgcatttagacaggtaaaccaattctgatctttttaattcactaattggtcttttgaccaatcagatcttttGCCAATTGGGTTTAAGATCAGAATTGGGATGCCTGTGTAAACACTTAGCCATTTAGATGGTTTATGACATGCCTAATCTATTGATTCCCCCCTACCGTTCCACTCTAATCAAGCACTGATTTAGACCTAGGacagcaggtgtgtgtaattaatTCAGGCTTGAACAGAAACCAGCAGGTTCTAGACCTCATAGGGTatgagttgaatacccctgctatagagcATTTTATTAAATTGCCCTCTATATTGGGGCGAAAAGGACTAGTGTAGCACTAGGGAAAGAAATCTAAATGGGGAGGGGAACCCTGCTCTAGATTATCTTCTACCAAAACATACTATGCTGTATCCTATGGTTTTTGTAACAGTATCGCATTAATTTGCAAGACTCCATTTATACTTATGGCTTGAGCAAAACAGACACCTGTACTTATAGCCTATTTACATTAGATAGCCCATGTATACAATATGTCCAGTTAAATAAATTGAGCTACCTGCACAGGGTCTGGGTAGAGGTTGCCAATGTTTTTGACATGCATGTTCTGACTGAAAATGACAGCATAATATAACTAAAGTAATGGTCCCATCTAGTGGCAAAAAATGAAAATTGCAGAAACATTTAATCATGgggacccccccaaaaaacaatatAGTGCATTTATTTTCCAAAAATAATGAACCAACTTAAACTTGTGGTGCATCCATAACCTTAATTGCATTCCTGCAGCATTTGATGTACTCATATTTTCTACTTTGAACTAGTGTATTTGGTGACAGCTTTGGTTCCCTCTGACACGGCGTGCTTGGCCAGCTCTCCAGGTAGCAAGAGTCGGACTGCGGTCTGTACCTCTCGGCTGGTGATGGTTGAGCGTTTGTTATACTGGGTCAGACGAGATGCCTCAGTTGCAATGCGCTCAAACACATCGTTGACAAAGGAATTCATTATGCTCATTGCTCTGCTGGAGATGCCAGTGTCAGGATGGACCTAGAGACAAAGAACACATGTCATCAAGTTGAAAAGAACTAGAGCAAGTAATTAGTGGCTTTAATTCTGTCAAGTTTAcactgtttgggggggggggtctaagtTGACATACATATTGCATTGTTTTAaagtcataccatggatcatttagataGATTTGGAATTTTGAGACCCCTTAggtaaccccccaaaaaataaattgACTATAGAAATACTCAACAGCACCAAAAAACTCAAGGTTGAAGTATCCTATAATCTTAGAACTCAATATACACCTTATTTGTTGGCACAAACATACATTAATTATGGGTTGACTTTATAGCAAAAACACCATCATGTTCAAGAGTCTCCCCTTTCTATACGGTGTTCATATTAGTTTGTGGCCCAAACGTCTAGCATCTCAACGTTtcgtgagaagacagattttcgggatgtctcctggtctgagaaACAGCACCGTAGCTCTGCCACTTCCCACCACAGATGTGGAAGGGTGACCAGAAAAAAAatgtggattgagacgcagaccatgcaaaaatatgtatattttaaactgatggatttggatggagattttatttttgttacttAGAATGAGGCAGCGGTGTCTCAAACTACGGGGTTAAAATATATTGATAGGATAgatatgcaacaaaaaaaagtcgCCGTCACCAGCCTAACTGCGCATGGGCGAAACTAAGGTCTTTAAAAAAACGAGACTAAGCAAAATTAAAATACATGAAAGCACATTTTCAGACACTTACCTGCTTCAAAACTTTGTAGATATACACTGCATAAGTCTCTCTCCTCTTGGCTTTTCTTTTAGTCTTTTTCTCCCCGACTGCCTTTCCCTTCTTCTTGGTTACATCGTTACTCATTTCAGAGACTGTGCATACAACAGTAATTTAAGTGATAAGTCACGATTTAAACAGTAAATTGTCCTAATAAGGTACACGTTTGTTTATGCATAAGACCTACCTCGAGATACAGCGGAACCGTGATTATATGTATATAATGCTGTCAGCACTGTTGTGGTCTATTCACCTGTAATTCCGCCTCATCAAGCTGTCGCAACCTGTTTTTAAGTGCCCATTAATTAATGGACAGCTCACGTGGTGTCCATGCAGGTGCAGCGTATTGAAAAATCAGCCTGTCATTCATGCACAGTCCACTGGGGGTCGTGCGTGCACCAGCATTGTACGTGTCAATAAGCATTGCATCAACAAAAGTCATCAGCTCGTGATTCAGATTTTGGAGTACAAGTAAATTAATTTTCTTGTAGAATGATGACAGTGGTCACACTTTCCTCAGCAATTTACACAGTGCCTAATGGTCCTTGACTGTGTGTATAACTGGTTATGAAAATGTTACTTTGCAAGGCTGAATATTTTTgtcatcattgtattctgtattTTCAGTAGACACCAAAGACAGCATGTAATCACACAAGGTAGCCTACATTAGGCTCCAGAGTGCctcagcggtttaaggcactgcatctcagtgctagaggcatcagtACAGACACTgattcaatcccaggctgtatcacaaccagccatgatccgtagtcccatagggtggcacacttACTTACTCTCAACATGCAAATAATGTATGTCACAATTATCCTGAACAAAAATCAAATCagaacaatttctaagattttactcagtcaattgaaatacattaattaggccctaatctatggatttcacatgacttggaatacagatatgcagatATGCATCT comes from the Salmo trutta chromosome 21, fSalTru1.1, whole genome shotgun sequence genome and includes:
- the h2bk1 gene encoding histone H2B type 2-K1; translation: MSNDVTKKKGKAVGEKKTKRKAKRRETYAVYIYKVLKQVHPDTGISSRAMSIMNSFVNDVFERIATEASRLTQYNKRSTITSREVQTAVRLLLPGELAKHAVSEGTKAVTKYTSSK